In a single window of the Podospora pseudocomata strain CBS 415.72m chromosome 2 map unlocalized CBS415.72m_2, whole genome shotgun sequence genome:
- a CDS encoding uncharacterized protein (EggNog:ENOG503NYJU; COG:Q) codes for MDVNNLFSIKQGKVALITGGAKGVGLMISTAFVSAGAKVYISSRDATACASACATLNTITPNSAFSLPADLQSEKEVHRLAAELTKLEPGGLHILINNSGATWGEPYEKYPDAAWTKLLTLNLTRVFTLTQALTPLLIKGSKQDDPARVVNIGSIDGLRVPLLPTFAYSASKAGLHHLSRHLAVELGPKGITVNNLACGPFPSKMMKHTLDTMGEVIKEANPLGRVGQPEDVGGACLFLCSRAGGYVNGATLALDGGVHLMAKI; via the exons ATGGacgtcaacaacctcttctccatcaag CAGGGCAAAGTAGCCCTCATAACCGGCGGCGCCAAAGGCGTCGGCCTCATGATCTCCACCGCCTTTGTGTCCGCCGGCGCAAAAGTGTACATCTCGTCCCGCGACGCCACCGCCTGCGCCTCCGCCTGTgcaaccctcaacaccatcacccccaactcggccttctccctccccgccgaccTCCAGTCCGAAAAAGAAGTCCACCGCCTAGCCGCCGAGCTCACCAAGCTCGAGCCGGGGGGGCTGCACATACTGATCAACAACTCGGGCGCCACCTGGGGCGAGCCCTACGAAAAGTACCCCGACGCCGCCTGGACCAagctcctcaccctcaacctcacccgcgtcttcaccctcacccaggCGCTCACACCCCTGCTCATCAAGGGGAGCAAACAAGACGAtccggcgagggtggtgaataTCGGCTCCATCGATGGGTTGCGCGTTCCTCTCCTTCCAACGTTTGCGTACAGTGCCTCCAAGGCGGGCCTGCACCATCTGAGCAGACATCTTGCTGTTGAGCTGGGACCAAAGGGGATAACGGTGAACAACCTCGCGTGTGGGCCTTTTCCGAgcaagatgatgaagcataCTTTGGACacgatgggggaggtgatcaaGGAGGCGAATCCGTTGGGCCGAGTAGGACAGCCCGAGGATGTGGGTGGGGCgtgtttgtttttgtgcAGCAGGGCGGGGGGATATGTCAACGGGGCTACTTTGGcgttggatgggggggttcATTTGATGGCCAAGATTTAG
- a CDS encoding uncharacterized protein (COG:S; EggNog:ENOG503NVY9), with translation MTNPYQQSQQSQHGAAASNFPRSTSYASIVSGSQQQQQQSATRSSALGFSHILDPNPDAELDTHNPYYPELDRLFSRPNIPTFGGAGMDMDTGYTSRNQNENGHNNNNTNSGPWPPPARLGSNFPMSRAFDMFLNKEPLSFADATDVDSAAHKGTGAGANPFLSGGTAPNFLAPSYLRGTAYLTKLEEQHRARILAEREREAGVPGAKTQTRAGVLATNGNSHHTLSPMSGKVHTGGGSHRGVAFDVVEKSALSQGLVEEEVNPLPSRWNKDDREPSLELSGDGYEVTFTGRMSNEHEASAVRADHPMNPACGIYYFEITVLNKKKSSTDDMPPIAIGFSSQMAALNRAPGWEPESWGYHGDDGNCFAAQNVGKAYGPKFGPKDTVGCCINFRLGQAFFTKNGKELKVAFRDINFKDVKAGKLFPMVGLKKTGDHIWANFGQQPFMFDIDNYMLEQQQIIEDEINRVDTRILAPGLSETELIQQLVLQFLQHDGYVETARAFAEEIHSEKSALRLSAKEQVKGINIKDDEDANNRQGIRRAILEGDIDRAMRYTEQYYPNVLKENEQVYFRLKCRKFIEMIRKEAEMNLKLEDRNRRLEEQRGRQGLGDNDEEMQDEWDDEREFYIDQLGKLSMEALEYGQELRAEFTNNPSREMTKHLDEISSLIAYPHPLQVPEVSHLMDAKGRVAVAEELNSAILTSLGKSSRAALENVYAQTSVLLEDLAKDGGPGAFVTLEALFRQFPPSQLL, from the exons ATGACGAACCCATACCAACAGTCACAGCAGTCACAGCACGGCGCAGCCGCCAGCAACTTCCCCAGGAGTACCTCATACGCCTCCATCGTCTCTGgatctcaacaacagcagcagcaatccgCTACCCGATCTTCGGCCTTGGGCTTCTCACACATCCTTGACCCGAACCCTGACGCCGAACTCGATACACACAATCCCTACTACCCCGAGCTCGATAGGCTTTTCTCGCGACCCAATATCCCAACATTTGGCGGTGCCGGCATGGATATGGACACAGGATATACATCACGAAACCAAAACGAAAACGGACACAACAATAATAATACCAATAGCGGGCCGTGGCCACCACCCGCAAGACTAGGTTCCAACTTTCCAATGTCTAGGGCGTTCGACATGTTTTTAAACAAGGAACCTTTAAGCTTCGCCGATGCTACAGATGTGGACAGCGCCGCGCATAAGGGAACCGGCGCGGGCGCCAACCCCTTCTTGTCCGGCGGGACAGCGCCAAACTTTCTTGCCCCCTCTTACCTCCGAGGTACCGCCTACCTCACCAAGCTGGAAGAGCAGCACCGAGCGAGAATTTTGGccgagagagaaagagaggctGGCGTACCAGGTGCGAAAACGCAGACGAGAGCAGGAGTACTAGCCACCAACGGAAACAGTCATCACACTCTATCGCCCATGTCTGGAAAGGTGCACACAGGCGGGGGATCACACCGGGGGGTGGCCTTTGATGTGGTGGAAAAGTCGGCGTTGAGCCagggtttggtggaggaggaagtcaaTCCGTTGCCGTCGAGGTGGAACAAGGACGACAGGGAACCCTCCCTAGAGCTCTCGGGCGATGGCTATGAAGTTACCTTCACCGGGCGGATGAGCAATGAACACGAGGCCTCGGCAGTGAGGGCTGATCACCCCATGAATCCGGCCTGTGGCATATACTACTTTGAGATCACGGTCCtgaacaagaagaagtcaTCGACCGATGACATGCCACCCATTGCGATTGGCTTCTCTAGCCAGATGGCCGCGCTGAACCGGGCGCCGGGATGGGAACCGGAGAGCTGGGGGTACCATGGGGACGACGGAAACTGCTTCGCCGCGCAAAACGTAGGGAAGGCGTACGGCCCCAAGTTTGGTCCGAAGGATACGGTCGGGTGTTGTATCAATTTCCGGCTGGGGCAGGCGTTTTTTACAAAGAACGGCAAGGAGCTGA AGGTGGCGTTTCGGGACATCAACTTTAAGGATGTGAAGGCGGGCAAGTTGTTTCCCATGGTCGGGCTCAAGAAGACGGGGGATCACATCTGGGCCAACTTTGGGCAGCAGCCGTTTATGTTTGATATTGATAACTACATGCTG GAGCAGCAACAGATTATCGAAGACGAGATAAACCGTGTCGATACACGCATCCTAGCACCAGGACTGTCAGAAACGGAGCTTATTCAGCAATTGGTTTTGCAATTCCTGCAACATGACGGCTACGTTGAGACAGCTCGTGCTTTTGCTGAGGAGATCCATTCCGAGAAGTCGGCTCTTCGGCTTAGTGCCAAGGAACAGGTCAaaggcatcaacatcaaagacgacgaggacgccaACAACCGCCAGGGGATCCGTCGAGCGATACTCGAAGGCGATATCGACCGCGCCATGCGTTACACGGAGCAATACTACCCCAACGTCCTCAAAGAAAACGAGCAGGTTTATTTCCGTCTCAAATGCAGGAAGTTCATCGAGATGATTcgcaaggaggccgagatgaACCTAAAGTTGGAGGATCGAAACCGGCGACTCGAAGAGCAGCGCGGCAGACAAGGCCTAGGGGATAATGACGAGGAGATGCAAGATGAGTGGGATGACGAGAGGGAGTTCTACATTGATCAACTCGGGAAGCTCTCGATGGAGGCACTGGAGTACGGACAGGAGCTGAGGGCCGAGTTCACCAACAATCCGAGCAGAGAGATGACGAAACACCTGGATGAGATCTCCAGTCTGATTGCCTATCCGCATCCGCTGCAGGTGCCAGAGGTGTCTCATTTGATGGATGCGAAGGGGAGAGTGGCCGTGGCGGAGGAGTTGAACTCTGCTATACTGA CATCACTCGGCAAATCATCCCGCGCAGCACTCGAAAACGTTTACGCCCAGACCTCGGTGCTTCTGGAGGACCTGGCAAAGGACGGGGGACCGGGTGCTTTTGTGACGTTGGAGGCGCTCTTCAGGCAGTTTCCACCCAGCCAATTGCTTTAG
- a CDS encoding uncharacterized protein (EggNog:ENOG503P5M8; COG:S): MAPSSKSAAAAKDRRKSNNNSAGLVTLRVPSAKLRAIVDPDYVKEDSPVKESPATSTTLPAATVNSTTENASDSSPNTPAAGTPAPPSVSMGPPAEGPKKKGVKRGAAALNGEPKVRGKPGPKKKQRLEDGTIEGGRASLGAHKLGPKANQGAINAGLRALDRSGKPCRKWSRGGFTMKSFTGVVWEIPRWVAPPKISPETSTDSSSAPVSVDGSSKENKDSASQQLKSDTSNNGGDIEMTSAPSISAAPSPAPPAPAPIAAAS, translated from the exons ATGGCTCCTTCCAGCAAGAGCGCCGCTGCGGCCAAGGATCGTAGAAagtccaacaacaactcaGCTGGTCTCGTCACCCTCAGAGTTCCCAGCGCCAAGCTCCGAGCTATCGTCGACCCAGATTACGTGAAGGAAGATTCGCCAGTCAAGGAGTCGCCTGCCACATCGACGACGCTCCCGGCTGCGACGGTGAATTCCACCACCGAAAACGCGTCGGATTCGAGCCCCAATACTCCAGCCGCCGGCACACCTGCACCCCCCTCTGTGAGCATGGGCCCTCCCGCCGAGGgtcccaagaagaagggcgtcAAAAGAGGTGCGGCTGCTCTCAACGGAGAGCCCAAGGTCCGTGGGAAGCCTggccccaagaagaagcagagacT TGAGGATGGAACCATCGAAGGCGGTAGAGCCAGTCTCGGAGCTCACAAGCTCGGTCCCAAGGCCAACCAAGGTGCTATCAATGCTGGCCTTCGCGCCCTCGACCGATCTGGCAAGCCCTGTCGCAAGTGGAGCAGAGGCGGCTTCACCATGAAGAGCTTTACGGGCGTTGTCTGGGAGATCCCACGCTGGGTCGCACCTCCCAAGATCTCGCCCGAGACTTCCACAGACTCATCATCAGCTCCAGTCTCGGtcgacggcagcagcaaggagaATAAGGACAGTGCCAGCCAGCAACTCAAGAGCGACACAAGTAACAATGGCGGCGACATCGAGATGACCAGCGCTCCCAGCATCAGTgctgctccctccccagcgCCACCGGCACCTGCTCCTatcgccgccgcctcttAA
- a CDS encoding uncharacterized protein (COG:U; EggNog:ENOG503P1I9) codes for MQLPAAFWIHPPELLHFDRWGRRCQHRTFRIPYTSSTATVTMASATATPPKPSARTNQPAPSLWSIPAPLQKLFNQFPLVTLDPNPLPARSQTLTSASDTLPTLYIFSSDEDALEGKPSINPTCLKWQTLLHLSHVPFLTSPSSNHASPTGSLPFLLPPRTVSPNPIPSTSIPLYISRHTNSPSPLPTSPRSEAYLSLLTPLRLAFLQTLYLTPAFTPLLKKFYIDPSTRSSLLGTILQTQLSAAASSAVLQGLGLHSQTGTGGIDSENLYADAAEALDSLAILLQESQTGWFFGEEKPSEFDAGLYGYVGVIMAHMDTPEGRLGGLVRRAGGGGGELVGWWERIRREAWGGDGLSEGGEK; via the exons ATGCAGCTTCCCGCAGCGTTTTGGATCCACCCGCCCGAACTTCTGCACTTTGATCGGTGGGGCCGCCGATGTCAGCACCGAACATTCAGAATTCCATacaccagcagcacagcaACAGTGACGATGGCCTCAGCTACAgcaaccccaccaaaaccctCCGCAAGGACAAACCAGCCGGCGCCTTCGCTGTGGTCTATCCCAGCCCCTCTCCAAAAGCTTTTCAACCAGTTCCCCCTCGTAACCCTCGACCcgaaccccctcccagcgcGGTCTCAAACGCTTACCTCGGCGTCCGACACCCTCCCAACACTTTATATCTTCTCCTCCGACGAGGATGCGCTGGAAGGGAAACCATCAATAAACCCAACATGTCTTAAATGGCAG accctcctccacctctcccacgtCCCCTTcctaacctccccctcctcaaaccacGCCTCTCCCACCggctccctccccttcctcctcccgccccgAACTGTCTCTCCTAACCCGatcccctcaacctccatccccctttACATCTCCCGCcacaccaactccccctccccccttcccacctccccccgttCGGAAGcctacctctccctcctaacccccctccgcctagccttcctccaaaccctctaCCTCACCCCtgccttcacccccctcctcaaaaaatTCTACATCGACCCATCAACCCGCTCCTCACTCCTGGGAACaatcctccaaacccaactATCAGccgcagcctcctccgcagTGTTGCAAGGTCTGGGTTTGCACAGCCAGACAGGAACAGGCGGCATCGACTCTGAGAACCTCTACGCCGACGCAGCCGAGGCTTTGGACTCGCTCGCGATCCTCCTGCAGGAATCCCAAACGGGCTGgttttttggggaggagaaaccGAGCGAGTTCGACGCTGGGTTGTATGGTTATGTGGGGGTTATAATGGCGCACATGGACACGCcagaggggaggttgggagggctggtgaggagagctgggggtggtggaggagagttggttggctggtgggagaggattAGACGCGAGGCatgggggggtgatggtttatcagaggggggggagaaatAA
- the OTU2 gene encoding OTU protein (MEROPS:MER0400048; BUSCO:EOG09264IPL; COG:O; COG:T; EggNog:ENOG503NZP9), with protein MGDAEQLPPVADQPTDATTTESTQEQKPDDLEAILARHRKELRDLQSRVTQKKKNATKKTRKKVNEECAELERGLKGRHEAELAQVTGDGGDAEPEPVSEPEEDGGKDEVETVTERVEEMRVTPPPSPPPPPPPQQQQQQQQQQQQPGKKRNRQKERLARRQAEVEAASARAQEEASRMTDHGAVEKAHVDGVLKREGLEEVEVRADGHCLFAAVGDQLFRRGVTEELLDYREVRRRAAEYMDRNRDDFEPFVDLESQSWEEYLRKIRDTSAWGGQPELLALARVFGVGITVVQVPRNEVINREGGEKMLWVVYYWKGSNSGRHYNSLKSVS; from the coding sequence ATGGGCGACGCTGAACAACTTCCCCCGGTGGCCGACCAGCCAACAGATGCAACAACTACAGAAAGTACACAAGAGCAGAAACCCGACGACCTCGAAGCCATCCTGGCGCGCCACCGCAAGGAACTCCGCGACTTGCAGTCGAGGGTGAcgcaaaagaagaagaacgcgaccaagaagacgaggaaaaAGGTTAATGAGGAATGtgctgagctggagagggggttgaaggggaggCACGAGGCGGAACTGGCGCAGGTCAcgggtgatggcggtgatgctgaGCCTGAGCCCGTATCAGAacctgaggaggatgggggaaaggatgaggttgagacTGTTACGGAAAGGGTTGAGGAAATGAGGgttacaccaccaccatcaccaccaccaccaccaccaccacaacaacaacaacaacaacaacaacaacaacaacaaccagggAAGAAACGAAACCGGCAGAAGGAAAGATTGGCGAGACGGcaggctgaggttgaggctgCTAGTGCCAGggcgcaggaggaggcgtCGCGGATGACGGATCATGGGGCTGTGGAGAAGGCTcatgttgatggggttttgaagagggaggggttggaggaggtggaggttagGGCTGATGGGCATTGTttgtttgctgctgttggcgaCCAACTTTTTCGGAGGGGGGTGACggaggagttgttggattatagggaggtgaggagacGGGCGGCGGAGTATATGGATAGGAACAGGGATGATTTTGAGCCGTTTGTGGATTTGGAGAGTCAGAGTTGGGAGGAGTATTTGAGGAAGATAAGGGATACTTCTGCTTGGGGGGGCCAGCCGGAGCTGTTGGCTCtggcgagggtgtttggGGTGGGCATTACGGTTGTGCAGGTGCCGAGGAATGAGGTTATCAatagggaggggggggagaagatgctGTGGGTGGTTTATTATTGGAAGGGGAGTAATTCGGGGAGGCATTATAACTCTTTGAAGTCTGTCTCTtag
- a CDS encoding uncharacterized protein (EggNog:ENOG503P8MX), producing MDSRFTSTGSSTQQSPFTSSSASSSSSKIVPPPRQTPKTSSTDPFLKDFTLVAEAAKRAQMAVLMRDFESVGLS from the coding sequence ATGGACTCCCGCTTCACCTCTACTGGGTCTTCCACCCAACAGTctcccttcacctcctcctctgcctcctcttcgtcctccaaGATTGTCCCGCCCCCAAGACAGACGCCCAAGACATCATCGACAGACCCCTTTCTCAAGGACTTCACACTCGTCGCCGAGGCGGCGAAACGGGCGCAGATGGCGGTGCTGATGAGGGATTTTGAGAGCGTGGGCCTTTCATAA
- a CDS encoding uncharacterized protein (COG:G; EggNog:ENOG503P4PT), with the protein MKYFVLYSTLALGGLSVAAAPLDQAAPVPAPVLHDVPSAGDDASKDSLKKRQLDIGGLVEGLITPILPEEALEKRQSDHDQYTPSTVSDNSEGQLEKRQADPSLLAMFGTPEKTLEYFASFNQPRQLKLLDILIGDLSGVVPAVTRLLDSVLDLLLPPVLSPALPRAAEPTTIRQYSPEAVLSALSNIGYPLGTGLGLATTTLCIATTTVPIAGFLTVTITRLTTVTAGPVPIIIQGLTALEGAISSVLNEVIPSELLPGVTIAASANLPLGLSPAISLTVPGLSIPAITLPPPPTVAVTLPSTPSIQLPSVSLPSVSAPSVQVPSLSVLTLPPVPTLPSISLPSASLPSISVPSISVPSISVPSVSLPSVSLPSVSLPSVSLPSVTLPSLKLPAVSLPSVSLPSLTLPTISLPNLSLTLPIVSLPSLSLPSVSLPTLPETLLPGVTIPGTPLPGVIVSPAPGLTLFVGGISANLPVVGTVGIPALIDLTVDPSGFTASGIAIPAVTIPPLFIPPPVQAVLPNILSQLSQAVATETPLVPGLIAVINGLVPIQTPAITQPIGNNIPIPTGAPILPSLLSEIGAAVGSLPSAIPSLLSSLEPLLLPEPTFSILPFPPFPNPSVQLPTFSILPFPPIATLFPNPLTALPTITFPPLPTAIPTLTTTRSPPFINLGPPISVPNILTSLLPPPTSPATPQGGYRFNAMSNSNVAVYYGQSQASERISLADVCADPNVDLVILGFVTDISYQNSGLPRLTLAPVIKGVKTGYQRLFSPGLDYYAQLEEDIKTCQATHGKKVLVSLGGGGSSLVLRSESEAQQFANKLWELFGPVTPATTRGYEFVNGLRPFGTAVVDGFDLAKLDSSPNYWGTFAATMRFNFLQDTSKMYYLSAAPGCASPDRSIPIGYLAQANFIWPRFFGGDDTGRCEIGGENFLTSILSW; encoded by the exons ATGAAATACTTTGTTCTCTACAGCACACTCGCCCTCGGCGGTCTGTCGGTCGCAGCTGCTCCTTTGGACCAAGCAGCCCCAGTACCCGCCCCAGTCCTCCATGACGTCCCCAGTGCCGGTGACGATGCGTCTAAAGATTCTCTGAAGAAGCGCCAACTTGACATCGGGGGTCTGGTAGAAGGGCTGATTACACCGATTCTCCCAGAAGAAGCGCTGGAGAAGCGTCAATCAGACCATGATCAATACACACCTTCGACCGTATCAGACAACTCCGAAGGGCAGCTAGAGAAACGTCAAGCCGACCCAAGCCTGCTGGCGATGTTCGGCACCCCTGAGAAAACCCTCGAATACTTTGCGTCTTTCAACCAGCCAAGACAGCTAaaactcctcgacatcctcatTGGCGACCTCAGCGGAGTGGTTCCGGCCGTCACCAGGCTCCTTGATAGTGTgcttgacctcctccttccaccagTTCTATCCCCAGCGCTTCCCAGGGCTGCCGAACCCACCACTATCAGACAATACTCTCCCGAGGCAGTTTTGAGCGCTCTGTCGAACATCGGCTATCCTCTCGGAACAGGTCTCGGGTTGGCTACGACCACACTCTGCATCGCAACGACTACAGTTCCCATCGCCGGGTTTCTTACTGTGACGATAACAAGGCTTACCACTGTAACTGCGGGCCCGGTGCCTATCATCATCCAGGGGTTGACGGCTCTCGAGGGTGCCATCTCGTCGGTGCTCAACGAGGTCATTCCCAGCGAGTTGCTTCCAGGCGTGACCATTGCTGCCTCGGCCAACCTTCCGCTTGGCCTGAGCCCAGCGATCAGTCTGACGGTTCCTGGGCTCAGTATCCCAGCGATTACGTTACCTCCTCCGCCGACGGTGGCGGTGACCCTCCCGTCAACTCCCTCGATTCAGCTGCCGTCTGTGTCGTTGCCGTCTGTGTCGGCACCATCCGTCCAGGTGCCGTCTCTCTCAGTCCTGACCCTTCCGCCGGTTCCCACACTGCCATCGATCTCGTTGCCCAGCGCGTCTCTCCCGAGCATCTCGGTCCCAAGCATTTCGGTCCCTAGCATATCTGTTCCGAGCGTATCTCTTCCGAGCGTATCTCTCCCTAGCGTATCTCTCCCGAGCGTATCTCTCCCGAGTGTGACGCTTCCGAGTTTGAAGTTGCCAGCGGTGTCTTTGCCGAGCGTCTCACTCCCAAGCCTCACCTTACCGACCATCTCATTACCGaacctctctctcaccttGCCGATTGTGTCTTTACCCAGTCTATCACTCCCAAGCGTGTCGTTGCCAACTTTGCCCGAGACTCTACTGCCTGGAGTTACGATTCCGGGCACTCCGCTCCCTGGGGTCATCGTCTCGCCAGCACCCGGCCTGACCCTCTTCGTCGGTGGCATCTCGGCCAATCTCCCCGTTGTTGGTACTGTGGGAATTCCAGCACTCATTGACCTCACCGTTGATCCTTCGGGCTTCACAGCTTCAGGAATTGCCATACCTGCCGTGaccatccctcccctttttATCCCTCCTCCGGTCCAGGCGGTCCTCCCCAACATTTTGAGCCAGCTCTCCCAAGCTGTTGCAACCGAAACCCCGTTGGTTCCTGGTCTTATCGCTGTCATTAATGGGTTGGTTCCCATCCAGACGCCAGCCATCACCCAACCCATCGGCAACAACATTCCCATTCCGACTGGTGCCCCTATCTTGCCTAGCCTGCTCAGCGAGATTGGTGCTGCAGTCGGTTCCCTTCCCTCGGCCATCCCAAGTCTCCTCAGCTCACTCGAGCCTCTGCTTTTGCCGGAGCCGACATTCTCCATTCTGCCTTTCCCACCTTTCCCAAATCCATCCGTCCAGCTGCCAACCTTTTCTATCTTACCATTCCCCCCAATTGcaaccctcttccccaaccctctcaccGCCCTCCCGACCATAACATTCCCACCCCTTCCTACCGCCATCCCGACGCTGACCACTACTCGGTCACCTCCATTCATCAACTTAGGTCCTCCCATTTCTGTTCCCAACATCCTCACgtccctccttcctcccccgaccAGCCCAGCCACCCCGCAGGGCGGCTACCGATTCAACGCCATGTCCAACTCCAACGTGGCAGTCTACTACGGGCAATCACAAGCCTCTGAGCGCATCTCCCTCGCTGACGTCTGTGCCGATCCCAACGTTGATCTGgtcatcctcggcttcgtCACAGACATCAGCTACCAAAACAGCGGGCTGCCCAGACTGACGCTCGCGCCTGTGATCAAGGGCGTCAAGACTGGGTATCAGCGGCTTTTTTCTCCGGGGTTGGACTACTACGCgcagttggaggaggacatTAAGACTTGCCAGGCGACGCACGGGAAGAAGGTTCTGGTGTCGCTGGGTGGGGGCGGTAGCTCGTTGGTGCTGAGGTCGGAGAGCGAGGCGCAGCAGTTTGCGAACAAGTTGTGGGAGCTGTTTGGGCCGGTGACgccggcgacgacgaggggtTATGAGTTTGTGAATGGGTTGAGGCCGTTTgggacggcggtggtggatgggtttgATCTTG CAAAACTcgactcctcccccaactacTGGGGCACCTTCGCAGCGACGATGCGCTTCAACTTCTTGCAAGACACTTCAAAGATGTATTATTTGTCTGCTGCTCCCGGGTGTGCTTCGCCCGACAGGTCGATCCCGATTGGGTACCTCGCCCAAGCCAACTTTATCTGGCCGAGATTCTTTGGAGGAGACGACACCGGACGGTGCGAGATTGGGGGTGAGAATTTCTTGACGTCGATTCTTTCATGGTGA